The window TTACACGAACTTGGCCACGAGTGTGTATTTGCAAGTGAACTCGACCCTGTATTAAGAGATACCTACAAAAAGAATTGGGGTAAAGACATTAACATTCACGGAGACATTAGGAAAATTGTAAAAGACAATATTGACTTAATTCCTGACCACGACATATTATGTGCAGGTTTCCCTTGTCAGCCATTTTCAAAAGCGGGTAAACAACTTGGACGAGAGGACGACAGAGGAACGCTGTTTGACGAAATTGTAAAAATTCTTGAGGCTCGAAAACCCAAATATTTCATTTTAGAGAATGTTCGATTCATTGCCAAGCACAATAACGAAGAAACTTGGAAAGCAATGAAAGTTGAGTTTGAGAGACTTGGGTATCAAGTTGACCATAAAGACTATTCCCCTCACGACTTTGGTATTCCACAGCATAGACAAAGAATATTTATTGTTGGCTCGCTAGGTTCAAATGCACTCGACCATTTTAGTTTTGACAAAGTAGATAAATACAAAAAAAATGTTGTTGAACTTGAAAATTTCATTGAACAGAATCCAGTTAGTGCAAAGCAACTACCTAAATCAAATCAAGATTGCATACGACTTTGGCAAGACTTAATTGATGCTTTACCAAAAGAGGTAAAAATCCCAGGTTTTCCAATTTGGGGAATGGAATTCGGAGCAGACTATCCATTTGAAGAACAATATCCTCATTTACTTTCTGCAAAAGAATTGGGCGAATACAAAGGAAATTTTGGGATTTCATTAAAAGGAATGACCAAGGAAGAACAATTAGCACATTTACCAAGCTACGCAAGAGTTGAAGATGAGTTTCCCGATTGGAAACAAAGATATATTAGGCAGAATAGGCAATTTTACAAAGACAACAAGAAGTTCATAAAAGAAGCAGTTAAACAAATTTCAAAGTTACCTTCTCAAAGTTGGCAAAAGTTAGAATGGAATGTTGGAGACAGCGAACGAAAAATCAATAATTATCTTTTGCAATTCAGAGCATCAGGCATTAGAATAAAAAAGCCTGATTTTTTCCCTTCCCTAGTTTGTACAAACACGCAAATTCCAATTATCGGTTGGGAAAACAGATACATTACAAAAAAAGAAGGATTAAAACTTCAATCTTTAACAGGCTTAAAACTACCTGAAAACGACAATGCAGCTTTCAAAGCATTAGGAAATTATTTGGGCGTTCCCCTATCGGGTCGGGCTTTCCGTTCCAATCTTTTTGTTCGTACCTCACAAAAAGGATTTCCACTTCAATCCCTAACGCAAAAAAACATAATCAAATTAGCAGCATAAATATGAATACAGATTATCAATTGGTATATCAATTATTTCCACGTTCTTTTGGAATTACAGACGAAATCCGTGCTGTTATTTCTTGTTTTGAAAAGAATTATGAGCAAATAAAATCACCTGACAACAACCTAAGCAGTGATGGTGTATTGAAAGTTATTTCAGACGATTTAGAAGTATTGAATTTCAAAGTAGAAAAGAGCAAAGCAAGTATTGATAAGATAAAAGTTCCTGTTTTATTTAGTATCAACAATAGAATTGATAAGTTTTTTGATGCTGATGCTGTAAGTGCTGATGGCAAAATCGTTATTGAAGTTGAAGCAGGTAGAGCTTTCAGAAACAATCAATTTTTGAAAGACATTTTTCAAGCTTGTATGATGCCTAATGTGGAATATTTGGTTATTGCCGTAAGAAATCATTACCACAATAGCGATGATTTTAAATCAATCTTTCAATTTTTAGAAACACTTTATATCAGTGGAAGATTGCAATTACCATTAAAGGGAATTGTATTAATTGGATACTAAACTGCGTGAGGGATAGAAGCGGAAAGCCCACAGCGAGGAACGAGCGAGGACTTGAAGCGAATAGCCCGACCCACTAGGGGCACGCCCAAAA of the Bacteroidia bacterium genome contains:
- a CDS encoding DNA cytosine methyltransferase, which translates into the protein MRFIDLFAGLGGFHKALHELGHECVFASELDPVLRDTYKKNWGKDINIHGDIRKIVKDNIDLIPDHDILCAGFPCQPFSKAGKQLGREDDRGTLFDEIVKILEARKPKYFILENVRFIAKHNNEETWKAMKVEFERLGYQVDHKDYSPHDFGIPQHRQRIFIVGSLGSNALDHFSFDKVDKYKKNVVELENFIEQNPVSAKQLPKSNQDCIRLWQDLIDALPKEVKIPGFPIWGMEFGADYPFEEQYPHLLSAKELGEYKGNFGISLKGMTKEEQLAHLPSYARVEDEFPDWKQRYIRQNRQFYKDNKKFIKEAVKQISKLPSQSWQKLEWNVGDSERKINNYLLQFRASGIRIKKPDFFPSLVCTNTQIPIIGWENRYITKKEGLKLQSLTGLKLPENDNAAFKALGNYLGVPLSGRAFRSNLFVRTSQKGFPLQSLTQKNIIKLAA